A part of Sus scrofa isolate TJ Tabasco breed Duroc chromosome 15, Sscrofa11.1, whole genome shotgun sequence genomic DNA contains:
- the DLX2 gene encoding homeobox protein DLX-2, whose translation MTGVFDSLVADMHSTQITASSTYHQHQQPPSGGGAGPGGSNGSSLHKPQESPTLPVSTATDSSYYTNQQHPAGGGGGGGGSPYAHMGSYQYHASGLNNVPYSAKSGYDLGYTAAYTSYAPYGTSSSPANNEPEKEDLEPEIRIVNGKPKKVRKPRTIYSSFQLAALQRRFQKTQYLALPERAELAASLGLTQTQVKIWFQNRRSKFKKMWKSGEIPSEQHPGASASPPCASPPASAPASWDFGAPQRMGGGGGPGSGGSGAGSSGSSPSSAASAFLGNYPWYHQASSSATHLQAAAPLLHPTQTPQPHHHHHHHHGGGGAPVSAGTIF comes from the exons ATGACTGGAGTCTTTGACAGTCTGGTGGCTGATATGCACTCGACCCAGATCACGGCCTCCAGCACGTACCACCAGCACCAGCAGCCCCCGAGCGGCGGCGGCGCTGGCCCCGGCGGCAGCAACGGCAGCAGCCTCCACAAGCCCCAGGAGTCGCCCACCCTCCCGGTGTCCACAGCTACCGACAGCAGCTATTACACCAACCAGCAACACCCAGcgggcggcggaggcggcggtGGGGGCTCACCCTACGCGCACATGGGTTCCTACCAGTACCACGCCAGCGGCCTCAACAACGTCCCTTATTCAGCCAAGAGTGGCTACGACCTGGGCTACACCGCCGCCTACACCTCCTACGCGCCCTACGGGACCAGTTCGTCCCCGGCCAACAACGAACCTG AGAAAGAGGACCTCGAGCCTGAAATCCGGATAGTAAACGGGAAGCCAAAGAAAGTCCGGAAACCTCGAACCATCTACTCCAGTTTCCAGCTGGCAGCTCTTCAGCGGCGTTTCCAAAAGACTCAATACCTGGCACTGCCCGAGCGAGCCGAGCTGGCGGCGTCTCTGGGCCTCACCCAGACTCAG GTCAAAATCTGGTTCCAGAATCGCCGATCCAAGTTCAAGAAGATGTGGAAGAGCGGTGAGATCCCTTCGGAGCAGCACCCGGGGGCCAGCGCCTCGCCACCTTGTGCTTCGCCACCGGCCTCGGCACCCGCCTCCTGGGACTTCGGTGCGCCGCAGCGGatgggaggcggcggcggcccgggCAGCGGTGGCAGCGGCGCGGGTAGCTCCGGCTCCAGCCCGAGCAGCGCGGCCTCGGCTTTCCTGGGCAACTACCCGTGGTACCACCAGGCCTCGAGCTCCGCCACGCACCTGCAGGCCGCGGCGCCGCTGCTGCACCCGACGCAGACCCCGCAGccgcatcaccaccaccaccatcaccacggCGGCGGGGGCGCCCCCGTGAGCGCGGGGACGATTTTCTAA